The region tcagtccatcgcagggcagacagacagacacagacagtcactcacacccagggtcaacttagcacgtccaattggcctgactgcatgtttttggactgtgggaggaaaccggagaacccggaggaacccacgcagacacggggagaacatgcaaactccacacagagaggaccctggtcacccggtcggggaatcgaacccagaccctcctcgctgtgaggcgacagcgctgcccaccacgccaccgtgccgcccacttGTTCTTAATGTTAACAGAATATTCTTGGAATTGGAATATTGATGGAACTGAATAGTCTCCTAAGTATTAGGTGTTCACAAGAAGCACAGCATCAGTGTTGTACTAGACTCACGCATGCGCTTGAGCCATACATACAGttacatatactgtatattaataACTGAAAATCACATAGCTACTCACTTTATAGTCAAATTTGCAAGATTCTGCTATTGGAATACGGTGATTTGTATTTGCCTTGTTCATGAGACTGCAGTGGGGTTAAGGGAGCTGCACTGGACTGCAACAGTCGTGTTGAGAATTCTGTTTAAACTTCATTTAAATGAgtgaatttttcatgaaacatattAACAGAAGAATTATGTGAAGAAAACTGCCAAACAGCGCCTGAAAGGAAGAGCGTTCTGTAATTGAAtacattactgaatacatttttataaaagctACTTTTTAAACGTATTCTGCCCAACACTGTCCAAATGGGAAGATATGTATGAAAATGATGCTTTTGAGGGCGTGTAAATCTTCTTCAACGAGCATGTAGTGTTCTTTATTTGGTCTCCTTCTTGTTCCATTAATTGGGAACGATGCCTCATAAATCTTGTCATCTTGCAACTGCTGTCATAGCACTGCTTATAAATATTCAACTAATGCTTTATGAACACATTATCtggtgcttatgcatgtgtttcaAGTCCCTATGTCTGTAGCCTTCAGTTGTGTTCTCACCAGCTTTTAGcgtaaatacaattttaaatatttgacttttttcgGCTATGGCTAATTTCTCTTAAGCTAATAAATAGTAAACTGTGTCTGTTGCAGGTCTTGGGACGATTTCCACGACTGCGCAAACTTGGCCATGGCTGGCTGTCCTGAAGAAGCGGCAGCCGTGTGGGAGTCGCTCAGACAGGAGTCCAAAAAGATGCAGTTTTCGGGTAACTTGTACGACATGTGCTCTAGCCGCAGCCAATCAGCAACCACCACCAGGGCCCAGAACGCGGACAAGACCAATCAGGAATCGCTGAAAGGACATGCCAATCATATAAGCCCAACTCGCAGCGTCTTTCTTCTCACTTGCTTGTGTTTACTGCTCCTCTGTCCATGGATATAAGCCACGTCTTTCTCCCTGTAGAGACTTACAGAGTAGAGCGAACAtcaaagaagcactgatggacTGACGTTTGACGCTGACACTTCTGTAAAGATCACAAGCTGTAAATAATAtgattatgttttcattttttcccacatgtcagcaaacacatacacacgtatacacacacaactgcaAACTTACTTTCAGATAAACAAGTATTTCCCTCACAGTCAGACCAGAATCCTCCCGGGAGATGCCGCATGTGCAGAACAGTGATTCAAAGCGCTGTTTACAGTATGTGAAAACCCACAGTGTTGTAGCCTTGCAGGCAGATGCCTCAAACACCTACAACCCTCTTAAGGTCAAATTAAACTGATAACAATACGGGCCGCCAGTTGGAGAAGCCAGAATCTCTGAAGATGAAATTAAGTAGCTGCAAAACACGCAGAGCTGCAGGAGGCAAAGCAGCATAAAGAAGCCCTGCCAAACCCGTTATTTATTATTTCGGAGAGGATTATCAGTGGGGATCACTCAGAATAAAATTAACCCAAAGCAATAGAACGCACCTGCAAACAAGGCTGGGGAAAACCGCTGAGGTTTTCTGAAGTTCACCTTTTTGGCTCAGTTCCTTTGTAATGACTGCCATccataaaaattcattttgccatttttatatgaattagcgatatacagtacagtgcaaaaatcagagaccattcatttatttaatttcactctaaacagtcattaagtgcaagttattcattgttGTGAGGAGAGATTTCAGATTGGATTATAAGATGTAACACTTgcaaagtcaaaggaaaaacatagaagatacagagaaaacgcAAGACCTAATAACCTTACAGCACCTGATACACCACCTAAACTATCAGCATCAGATGAGCACAaataaaagctttcatctttgacagagaggaagaaatcGAGCTCATCTCTCAcgtcagatctaaaaaaaatccGCAGgtttttctgttcatccttccactgtgagaagacagctcaaccctctgagtctaaaaggatgtgtagctgtgaagaagctgttactgagaaaaggaaacagacaaaataagaGCAAAACAACTggttttctcagaacaatgcTCTGACCACTCCAacgtccagacctcaacatcactgaatgtgtttgtgactTGAGACGTGAGAAGAATAAAACGCAACCgctttctaagactgaactttggaggtgtgggaaaacatccctgcaggATTCTCCAAAAGGAGGAcgggcaaagggtggacacactatgTTCTGTGAcattttcagagaaaaacattttgcgcttttttcctgatgctgaaaaatcaaGAACgtggaaaatgaaataaacgaagggtgatctctgacttttgcatagcacTGTAAATAATCACGATGTCCTTGTTTAATTTGTGtgtctaaaatgtgtttataaatgtaaatgtgacttTAATTCCATCACGCATCACCTATTTCCACAAATGTGCATATTTGTGTGTAAAAACAGAAGGTCACTTTCAAAAGAGTCTGTACCATGTGATGGAAATGTACTGACTAGTAGAACATCAGGCAGGAGGTTCAGTTCATTTTGTCTCTATCTGAGGCAAATCTGTTAAACATACTGCAGCACCTGTTGTGTGTAATGCAGTTCAGGCTTGTGCTATTTCAGAGCATCTCTTGTAAGCGTTTGTGTTAGTGAGCAGCAGCGTAAAGCCTGTTTTCATGCTCTCATTCCCTCATGTAACGCGCTGGCATTGCTCTCCTCAGCATTCTTCCCTCTATTAGGTTTCTACttacttttctgttttaattggaAATTAATCCTGTTTGCGAGTGCTGTAAACTCATTAGGGCTGGCAAAAACGATTTTTTCCGAGCAAAGAGCCAAAAAATTCCACCTTTGTCTCAAAATGTGTTTACGCACTGTATAAATGTAGTTACTGTTAAATGAGATTTATTAAACTTTTCAGATATTTATTTAAGCTCTAAACGAAGTCAAATGACCATCGGCCCAAATAGCCAAGATTTAAGCCTATCTGTTGGTCAACTTTTCTTAAGCCCTTAAACACTTAGGGCCTGTATTTAGGTCAACACTAGAATTCCTCTCTCCCACACATATTAGTTCCACTGCTAAGACTCCTCCGCGGTTCCTGGCTGGATATACAGTTCTACTAAAACCTGTaattggtgtagaacctttacTTTGTGGGAATCACCTTCACACATTTCATCTATGGAAATGttactttaaagaaccattcgtCGAAATGTTCTTAAGGGGAGCCAAAGCGATTTCTCTCTGACGGGACTCCAGAGAAGGTTTTTGGTTCCATTAATCACTttaatttttaagaatgtagtttATAGTTACTGAGTAATGCATATTGAGGGCGATACCGGTGATACCAGgggggtgatgggaaccaaggttggtgatgtctacaacacaaatatgaccACTGAACCCACACGtcttttatatgtatatatataagaatgaataaataaataaaatataaaataataaataaaatagcatcCGTACAATAAGTAGTCTATGTTTGTCAGTGTGCTTGTTTAACTTTTTCCAAAGCTCTCCTCGATAAAGCCCAATATTAACTGTAGTTATCATCGGACTTCTGTGTCTGGTTCATTTCTAAATCAGACGTGCTGGTGATGGAGTTCACCAAATCCAGAAGAAATGCAACCAAACATTTTTAGTCATCAactacttttttggaaattaagaaattcttgtgacttttaaatgtgtttatgtttatgttgcaTCTATTCTAATGATATATGTTGCTTTACCACACTTATAgccaagataaatggttttaaaggATGTGCTcaggacttttgcacagcactatgtgtaatgttgaaaatggtaaatttatGTCCGTTAGGCCAAATCGTTATCTCAGaagtatcataaaacaatatctcataATGCTGCAtaaggcagcatattcataaccatttcatgtaaaaaactttctgtgatggagcttttagagccgttaaactctttagacatctggttcctatcaccaccactgtgagaaaTTCTAACTCTGTAAACTTCTCTAGAATAGCACACGTCACATTTAACTACGccgaatgattttgtttacatctaaatgaTAGAAGAAAGGTTGAATTCCTCTTTAGGACTAATAACGGAACAGAATTTAAGGGGTTCTGCTCTGATTTGGCTCTTACTGAGTTAGGAAATGGTTCTACTCGTGACTATAAGGGCTAAATGCAGAATGCACAGTAAATTAGGAAATTCGCATTTAGATTAGGTCGTCTTTAACAACAGGAGAAAAGAAATATTCTGAATAAATGTAATGTACTGCTGCATGCAAAAGAAGAATGACTCCACCACCTGTGCTTGGTGTTTTCAGTGCTCCTTGCAGAGATAAAGGGGGACATCACAAAGGGCAAGAGTTCATTACAATTCTGCTCTCTTTCCTTTGAAGCTCGGACTCTTTATCATATCACTGTCCATCAAACTGGATGTTTATGTAGAAGCCTCGGAATGAAAGGGGCTTCTCCCACTGACTTTCCATGGACTCTTATACTGCACATACAGGCTTCAGAGACTCCACCAACCAGAGACCTCATGCTGGCCGTCCAACTTTAGCCAGTTTGTACTGAAgcttttttgttaaaacagtTCAATTATACGGCTTTGTAAACATGTTTTGTAGCCTTTTCCTTTTCTCGCATGACTTTGTCACATGCAGAGATGATGAATAAAACGTGCTGAGGTCCACATTTCAGCTTGACGTCTGGCCTCAATGTGGCACACAGTCCATCACTTTCTTGGGTGAaaacatactctctctctctctctctctctctctctctctctctctctctctctgtctctctctcctctctctctctctctctctctctctgtctctcctctctcctctctctctctctctctctctctctctctcctctctctctctctctctcctctctctctcctctctctcctctctttcctctctctcctctctctctctctctctctctcttctctctctctc is a window of Pygocentrus nattereri isolate fPygNat1 chromosome 7, fPygNat1.pri, whole genome shotgun sequence DNA encoding:
- the nrn1la gene encoding neuritin 1-like a produces the protein MTPLSSACVLLPVALHLLLVPGPGSAAAAQRCGSIYKGFAQCLLALGDSLSVSSQKDDDTQEIDSICRSWDDFHDCANLAMAGCPEEAAAVWESLRQESKKMQFSGNLYDMCSSRSQSATTTRAQNADKTNQESLKGHANHISPTRSVFLLTCLCLLLLCPWI